Below is a window of Prosthecobacter sp. DNA.
CTACAAGCCGCCGATTCGCCTCCCAACATCATCGTCATGCTCATCGACGACATGGGCTGGACCGATCTTGGCTGCTACGGCTCCAAATACTACGAGACGCCGCACATCGACCAGCTCGCGAAGGATGGCATGCGCTTCACGCAGGCGTATTCAGCCTGCACCGTCTGCTCGCCGACGCGTGCGGCGATGATGACGGGCAAATCCCCTGCCCGGCTGCACATCACCGACTGGATCGCCGGGCATGTGCCGGACAATGGCCGACTCGTCATTCCGAACTGGACGATGCAATTGCCGCTGGAGGAGGAAACCATCGCCGAGCGGCTCAAAACACGCGGCTATGCCACCGCGAGCATCGGCAAGTGGCATCTCGGCAATGAGGAGTTCTATCCGACGAAGCAGGGCTTTGATGTGAACATAGGCGGCACGCACGGCGGATCACCGAAGAGCTACTTTTCGCCCTACAACACGCCCACGCTGCCCGATGGCCCGCAGGACGAGTTTCTCACCGACCGGCTGACGAGCGAAGCAGTGAAGTTCATCGAGAAGAACAAGGCGAAGCCCTTCTTCGTCTATCTGCCGCACTACGCCGTCCACACACCGATCATGGGCAAACCGGAAGTCGTGGCGAAGTATCAGGCCAAAAAAGCGGCCGGCGGACACAGCAATCCGGTTTACGCGGCGCTCGTCGAGAGCGTGGACGACAGCGTGGGCACGCTGCGGGCGAAATTGAAGGAACTCAACCTCGCCGAGAACACGCTTTTCATCTTCACCAGCGACAACGGCGGATTGAGCCAACTCGTGCGTCCGGAAGGCTGGTCACACGGCCCCACCGACAACAGCCCCGCACGCCTCGGCAAAGGCAGCGCGTATGAAGGCGGCGTCCACATCCCGCTCATCGTCTCCTGGCCCGGCAAGGTGAAGCCCGGCAGCACCTGCGATGTGCCGGTCATCACTTACGATCACGTTCCAACGCTGCTCGAAGCCACACAGACACCGCTCAAGGAGAAACAGATCGTCGATGGCGAGTCACTCATGCCTTTGCTCACCGAAACGGGCACGCTCAAGCGTGAGGCGATCTACTGGCACTACCCGCATTACCATCCCGGCAGCGCCGTGCCTTACAGCGCCATTCGCGAGGGCGACTGGAAGCTCATCCTGTTCC
It encodes the following:
- a CDS encoding sulfatase, which produces MFRSILFSVLSAGFLQAADSPPNIIVMLIDDMGWTDLGCYGSKYYETPHIDQLAKDGMRFTQAYSACTVCSPTRAAMMTGKSPARLHITDWIAGHVPDNGRLVIPNWTMQLPLEEETIAERLKTRGYATASIGKWHLGNEEFYPTKQGFDVNIGGTHGGSPKSYFSPYNTPTLPDGPQDEFLTDRLTSEAVKFIEKNKAKPFFVYLPHYAVHTPIMGKPEVVAKYQAKKAAGGHSNPVYAALVESVDDSVGTLRAKLKELNLAENTLFIFTSDNGGLSQLVRPEGWSHGPTDNSPARLGKGSAYEGGVHIPLIVSWPGKVKPGSTCDVPVITYDHVPTLLEATQTPLKEKQIVDGESLMPLLTETGTLKREAIYWHYPHYHPGSAVPYSAIREGDWKLILFHEDNHAELYNLKLDAGENDNRAPHDSVRALQLRDKLDAWLKDTGAQIPERNPKYDPDKPLNEPKKAGGKKKA